One Thermococcus sp. DNA window includes the following coding sequences:
- a CDS encoding HEPN domain-containing protein has translation MFKWSEYERWMKQAEKTLRSALRDLEGKDYEWASFKAQQAAELAVKALLRGMGFAPIGHSITRLLRNLRDEGVEVPRELFHRAMELDRNYIAPRYPDAYPEGSPFEYYSEDIALEMIDYAEEVLSFVKRTAENLTRD, from the coding sequence ATGTTCAAGTGGAGCGAGTACGAAAGGTGGATGAAGCAGGCTGAAAAGACCCTTCGCTCTGCCCTCAGGGATCTGGAAGGGAAGGATTATGAGTGGGCGAGCTTTAAAGCCCAGCAGGCGGCAGAGCTGGCTGTTAAAGCTCTCCTTCGGGGAATGGGTTTCGCCCCCATCGGGCACTCCATAACGAGGCTTCTCAGAAACCTGCGTGATGAAGGCGTTGAAGTTCCAAGGGAGCTGTTCCACAGGGCTATGGAACTTGACAGGAATTATATAGCTCCGAGATATCCCGATGCCTATCCGGAGGGCTCTCCCTTCGAGTACTACTCCGAGGATATCGCTCTAGAGATGATTGATTATGCTGAAGAAGTCCTCAGCTTCGTCAAAAGAACGGCCGAAAATCTCACCCGAGATTGA
- a CDS encoding nucleotidyltransferase domain-containing protein yields MLKKSSASSKERPKISPEIERFVRRIVDYFNGDATVILFGSRARGDYNRASDYDLIVISRKLSGNFLARTKPLYKLNEEFLPVDVLAYTPAEFLRALENLSPSALDAMKEGIVLHDNGFYNVAKRHFEELKRRGMRKEKYWVMRA; encoded by the coding sequence ATGCTGAAGAAGTCCTCAGCTTCGTCAAAAGAACGGCCGAAAATCTCACCCGAGATTGAGAGGTTCGTGAGAAGGATAGTTGACTACTTCAACGGAGACGCCACGGTTATTCTCTTCGGTTCTAGGGCTAGGGGTGACTACAACCGAGCGAGCGACTACGACCTGATAGTGATATCCAGAAAGCTTAGTGGGAACTTTCTAGCGAGGACAAAGCCTCTCTACAAACTCAACGAAGAGTTTTTACCCGTTGATGTGCTCGCTTACACTCCAGCGGAGTTTCTCAGGGCGCTTGAAAACCTCTCTCCCTCTGCCCTTGATGCCATGAAGGAAGGAATAGTCCTCCATGACAACGGTTTTTACAATGTCGCTAAGAGGCACTTCGAGGAGCTGAAGCGGAGGGGAATGCGGAAGGAAAAATACTGGGTGATGAGGGCCTAG
- a CDS encoding nucleotidyltransferase domain-containing protein, translating into MRTLKGSLSELRPLWRSLNMEKKAQALDEFLRVLRKRFDDSIEEVILFGSYARGDYDEESDIDLLIIGEVDFNELMDVVTDILLKYGELISPIVIKPEEFKRRKDSFIKTV; encoded by the coding sequence TTGAGAACGCTGAAAGGTTCCTTGAGCGAATTAAGACCGCTCTGGAGGAGCTTGAACATGGAGAAGAAAGCTCAAGCTCTTGATGAGTTTCTAAGAGTCCTACGAAAGCGCTTTGATGACTCAATAGAGGAGGTTATCCTCTTTGGCTCGTACGCGAGAGGTGACTACGACGAGGAGAGCGACATAGACCTTCTCATAATCGGCGAGGTGGATTTCAACGAGCTTATGGACGTTGTAACGGATATTCTCCTCAAATACGGCGAACTGATAAGTCCCATAGTCATCAAGCCGGAAGAGTTCAAAAGGAGGAAGGACAGCTTTATTAAAACGGT